One region of Eleutherodactylus coqui strain aEleCoq1 chromosome 5, aEleCoq1.hap1, whole genome shotgun sequence genomic DNA includes:
- the LOC136628981 gene encoding zinc finger protein 585A-like isoform X6: MGPPPYPLIHEDINVQKILELANKMIGLLTGEVPIRCQDVAVYFSMEEWEYLEGHKDLYKDAMMETHQPLTSPEDGTGSSEGCLISAEDCGITEDTYEEPTIIPDVPTALYSKDPSSDPLIQVPFSDSTQIDKQKKSHRRGEHQGAHTRKKPYSCSECGKCFNWKSEFDKHQRTHTGEKPFSCPECGKCFTQKSALATHQRIHTGEKPFSCSECGKCFNWKSEFDMHQRTHTGEKPFSCPECGKCFTQKSTLVTHQRIHTGEKPFPCSECGKCFNWKSEFDIHQRTHTGEKPFSCPECGKCFTQKSALVTHQRIHTGEKPVSCSECGKCFTYKSALVKHQIIHTGEKPFSCPECGKCFTQKSALVTHQIIHTGEKAFSCLECGKCFTYKSALVAHQIIHTGEKPFSCSECGKCFTYKSNLVTHQIIHTGEKPFSCSECGKYFTQKSTLVTHQRIHTGEKPQQRSTFTCSKCRKCFTVKSHLVRHQRSHTGEKPFSCSECGKCFKWKAGLVVHQRCHTRGKTFSCSECGKCFTYKSNLVTHQITHTGEKSFSCSECGKCFFAKRDLTSHQKIHTGEKPFSCSECGKCFFAKRDLTSHQKIHTGEKPFSCSECGKSFTWKSNLVTHQRTHTGEKPFSCSECGKSFSKKSDLDIHQRTHTGEKPFLCCECGKRCTTKSELTNHLRTHTGEKPFSCSDCGKCFNRKSYLEVHQRTHTGEKPFSCPECWKCYTTKRELAKHLRTHTGDKPFSCSECGKCFSVQSDFERHQKIHTGEKLFSCSECGKYFRWKSNLFKHQKIHTGEKPKKPFLCSECGKYFRDKSALVVHHRIHTGEKPFSCSECGKCFRDKSDLGAHQRSHTGEKPFSCPECDKRYITKSGLTRHLRIHTGEKPS, encoded by the coding sequence AAGACGGTACTGGAAGCTCAGAGGGATGTCTAATATCTGCAGAAGATTGTGGTATCACcgaagatacatatgaagaacctacCATTATCCCAGATGTCCCCACAGCCCTttacagcaaagatccatcatctgatcctcttatacaggtccctTTTTCTGATTCAACACAGATtgataagcagaagaaaagtcacagaaggGGAGAACATCAAGGAGCTCACACAAggaagaagccgtattcatgttcagaatgtgggaaatgttttaactggAAATCAGAATTtgataaacatcagagaactcatacTGGAGAGAAGCCCTTTtcttgtccagaatgtgggaaatgttttactcagaaatcagcCCTtgctacacatcagagaattcacacaggagagaagccgttttcatgttcagaatgtgggaaatgttttaactggAAATCAGAATTTGATATGCATCAGAGAACTCATACTGGAGAGAAGCCCTTTtcttgtccagaatgtgggaaatgttttactcagaaatcaacccttgttacacatcagagaattcacacaggagagaagccgtttccatgttcagaatgtgggaaatgttttaactggAAATCAGAATTTGatatacatcagagaactcatacTGGAGAGAAGCCCTTTtcttgtccagaatgtgggaaatgttttactcagaaatcagcccttgttacacatcagagaattcacacaggagagaagccggtttcatgttcagaatgtgggaaatgctttacctataaatcagcccttgttaaacatcagataattcacacaggagagaagcccttttcttgtccagaatgtgggaaatgttttactcagaaatcagcccttgttacacatcagataattcacacaggagagaaggcgttttcatgtttagaatgtgggaaatgctttacctaTAAATCAGCCCTTGTTGcacatcagataattcacacaggagagaagccgttttcatgttcagaatgtgggaaatgctttacctataaatcaaatcttgttacacatcagataattcacacaggagagaagccgttttcatgttcagaatgtgggaaatattttactcagaaatcaacccttgttacacatcagagaattcacacaggagaaaagccacaACAGAGAAGTACATTTACATGTTCGAAATGTAGGAAATGCTTTACTGTTAAATCTCACCTTGTAaggcatcagagaagtcacacaggggagaagccattttcatgttcagaatgtggaaaatgttttaagtgGAAAGCAGGTCTTGTTGTACATCAAAGATGTCACACAAGGGGGaagacattttcatgttcagaatgtgggaaatgctttacctataaatcaaatcttgttacacatcagataactcatacaggagagaagtcattttcatgttcagaatgtgggaaatgcttttttGCTAAACGAGATCTTACAAGTCAtcaaaaaattcacacaggggaaaagccattttcgtgttcagaatgtgggaaatgcttttttGCTAAACGAGATCTTACAAGCCAtcaaaaaattcacacaggggaaaagccattttcgtgttcagaatgtgggaaaagttttacctggaaatcaaatcttgttacacatcagagaactcacactggagagaagccattttcatgttcagaatgtgggaaatcttttagtAAGAAATCAGATCTTGATatacatcaaagaactcacacaggagagaagccatttttatgttgtgAATGTGGGAAACGTTGTACTACTAAATCAGAACTCACAAATCAtctaagaactcacacaggagagaagccattttcatgttcagactgtgggaaatgttttaaccgtaAATCATATCTTGAAGTGCATCAGCGAacccacacaggagaaaagccattttcatgtcctgaatgttgGAAATGCTATACTACTAAACGAGAACTTGCAAAACAtctaagaactcacacaggagataagccattttcatgttcagaatgtgggaaatgcttttctGTTCAATCAGATTTTGAAAGGCAtcaaaaaattcacacaggggagaaactattttcatgttcagaatgtgggaaatattttagatGGAAATCAAATCTTTTTAAACAtcaaaaaattcacacaggggagaaaccaaaGAAGCCATttctatgttcagaatgtgggaaatattttagagACAAATCAGCTCTTGTTGTTCATCACAgaattcacactggagagaagccattttcatgttcagaatgtgggaaatgttttagagacaAATCAGATCTTGGTGCACATCAGAgatctcacacaggggagaagccattttcatgtcctgaatgtgataAACGTTATATTACTAAATCGGGACTTACAAGACATCTAAgaattcacactggagagaagccatCTTAA